The Streptomyces spororaveus genome includes a region encoding these proteins:
- a CDS encoding ABC transporter ATP-binding protein — MTPAGSLLAATDLRKAYGSTTALDGAEFSIHAGEVVAVMGPSGSGKSTLLHCLAGIVAPDSGSITYAGRELAAMSDAERSALRRTEFGFVFQFGQLVPELTCVENVALPLRLTGVKRKEAERTALRRMEQLQVEDLGAKRPGEISGGQGQRVAVARALVTGPRVIFADEPTGALDSLNGELVMQLLTEAARSANAAVVLVTHETRVAAYSDREIVVRDGRSRDMERIV; from the coding sequence ATGACCCCGGCCGGCTCGCTGCTCGCCGCCACGGACCTGCGCAAGGCGTACGGGAGCACCACCGCCCTCGACGGCGCCGAGTTCTCCATCCACGCCGGTGAGGTCGTCGCCGTCATGGGCCCCTCCGGCTCCGGCAAGTCGACCCTGCTGCACTGCCTCGCGGGCATCGTCGCGCCCGACTCCGGCTCCATCACCTATGCCGGCCGCGAGCTCGCCGCCATGAGCGACGCCGAGCGCAGCGCCCTGCGCCGCACCGAGTTCGGCTTCGTCTTCCAGTTCGGCCAGCTCGTACCGGAGTTGACCTGCGTGGAGAACGTCGCCCTGCCGCTGCGCCTGACCGGCGTCAAGCGCAAGGAGGCCGAACGCACCGCCCTGCGCCGGATGGAACAGCTTCAGGTGGAGGACCTCGGCGCCAAGCGGCCCGGCGAGATATCCGGCGGTCAGGGGCAGCGCGTGGCCGTCGCGCGGGCCCTCGTCACCGGCCCCCGGGTGATCTTCGCCGACGAGCCCACCGGAGCCCTCGACTCCCTCAACGGGGAACTCGTCATGCAACTGCTCACCGAGGCCGCCCGGTCGGCGAACGCCGCCGTCGTGCTCGTGACGCACGAGACCCGCGTGGCCGCCTACTCCGACCGCGAGATCGTCGTACGCGACGGCAGATCCCGCGACATGGAGCGGATCGTATGA
- a CDS encoding ABC transporter permease codes for MSRLQVWTRDLGMGARFAFGGGREGWIRTLLTGVGVGLGVALLLISTAIPGALAARYERGDARSTMHSDTADAPGPDTLLIARIGQTYHHKDIEGHMVRAEGPDAPLPPGLKRIPGPGEMALSPALDALLKTSDGALLRERLDGPVSEIIGVPGLVGPGELLFYLGSDTLAKNGPDDYRVERVTGFGYDADREGLDPVLMLMVVLTFVALLMPVAVFIATAVRFGGERRDRRLAALRLVGADSRMVRRIAAGEALAGSLVGLVLGTGFFAVGRSLVASVSLQQRSVFPGDLDPAPWLAVLVALAVPAAAVAVTLFALRGVVIEPLGVVRTARPSRRRIWWRLLLPLIGLGLLVPLGGRGNDHGRFNQWQVSGGVVLLLVGITVLLPWLLERCVGKMSGGPVSWQLAVRRLQVNSGGAARLVNGIAVAVAGAIALQMLFAGVEGDYTEETGEDPARAAVAVMVNRRTDADMDGLARRIAAVPDVTRAVPLTSAQAARQVPATQETITLTIGTCDALGEVATLDSCAEGDAFVLTGAPAPSPQDPQGLFGGAAKPGDELFVGNVRGYASDMGETPEPQKWTVPAAARTVPSRPDPRGQLRTGLLVTPSAAPKEIGDFPDAQIFVQVDESRPDALDRARTAVFKADPFVTAMTLRHTKEAAGYSSIRTGLFFGAVAVLVLIGGSLLVSQLEQLRERRRLLSSLVAFGTRRSTLSLSVLWQTAVPIVLGLVLAAGVGVGLGAVLMGMAAQPVRIDWASVLGMTAAGAGVVVVVTLLSLPPLLRLMRPDGLRTE; via the coding sequence ATGAGCCGGCTCCAGGTCTGGACCCGCGATCTCGGCATGGGCGCCCGCTTCGCCTTCGGCGGCGGCCGCGAGGGGTGGATCCGCACCCTGCTCACCGGCGTCGGCGTCGGTCTCGGCGTCGCCCTGCTGCTGATCAGCACCGCCATCCCCGGCGCCCTCGCCGCCCGGTACGAGCGCGGCGACGCGCGGTCGACGATGCACTCCGACACGGCCGACGCGCCCGGGCCCGACACCCTGCTGATCGCCCGGATCGGGCAGACGTACCACCACAAGGACATCGAGGGGCACATGGTGCGGGCCGAGGGCCCGGACGCCCCGCTGCCGCCCGGACTGAAGCGGATCCCGGGTCCGGGCGAGATGGCCCTCTCCCCCGCCCTGGACGCGTTGCTGAAGACCTCCGACGGCGCCCTGCTGCGCGAGCGGCTCGACGGGCCGGTCAGTGAGATCATCGGCGTCCCGGGGCTGGTCGGCCCCGGCGAACTGCTCTTCTACCTGGGCAGCGACACCCTCGCGAAGAACGGTCCCGACGACTACCGCGTCGAGCGCGTCACCGGCTTCGGCTACGACGCGGACCGCGAGGGCCTGGACCCCGTGCTCATGCTGATGGTCGTCCTGACGTTCGTCGCCCTCCTGATGCCCGTCGCCGTGTTCATCGCCACCGCCGTGCGCTTCGGCGGCGAGCGGCGCGACCGGCGGCTGGCCGCGCTGCGGCTGGTCGGCGCCGACAGCAGGATGGTGCGCCGGATCGCGGCCGGAGAGGCACTGGCCGGCTCCCTGGTCGGACTGGTGCTGGGTACCGGCTTCTTCGCCGTCGGCCGCTCCCTGGTCGCCAGCGTCAGCCTCCAGCAGCGCAGCGTCTTCCCCGGCGACCTGGACCCGGCGCCCTGGCTGGCGGTGCTGGTCGCCCTCGCGGTGCCCGCGGCGGCGGTGGCCGTGACCCTGTTCGCGCTGCGCGGTGTGGTCATCGAGCCGCTGGGTGTCGTGCGTACGGCCAGGCCCTCCCGGCGCCGGATCTGGTGGCGGCTGCTGCTCCCGCTGATCGGGCTGGGACTGCTCGTGCCCCTGGGCGGCCGCGGCAACGACCACGGCAGGTTCAACCAGTGGCAGGTCAGCGGTGGCGTGGTGCTGCTGCTGGTGGGGATCACCGTACTGCTGCCCTGGCTGCTGGAACGTTGCGTCGGGAAGATGTCCGGCGGCCCGGTCTCCTGGCAGCTGGCCGTGCGCCGGCTCCAGGTCAACAGCGGTGGCGCCGCCCGCCTCGTCAACGGCATCGCCGTGGCCGTCGCGGGCGCCATCGCCCTCCAGATGCTCTTCGCGGGCGTCGAGGGCGACTACACCGAGGAGACCGGCGAGGACCCCGCCAGGGCCGCCGTCGCGGTCATGGTCAACCGCCGTACGGACGCCGACATGGACGGCCTCGCGCGGCGGATCGCCGCCGTACCGGACGTCACCCGCGCCGTTCCGCTGACCTCCGCGCAGGCCGCCCGCCAGGTGCCCGCGACGCAGGAGACGATCACGCTGACCATCGGCACCTGCGACGCGCTCGGCGAGGTCGCGACGCTCGACTCCTGCGCGGAGGGCGACGCCTTCGTGCTGACCGGCGCCCCCGCACCGTCCCCGCAGGACCCGCAGGGCCTCTTCGGGGGCGCGGCGAAGCCCGGTGACGAGCTGTTCGTCGGCAACGTCAGGGGGTACGCGTCCGACATGGGCGAGACGCCCGAGCCGCAGAAGTGGACGGTCCCGGCGGCCGCCCGTACGGTCCCCAGCAGGCCGGACCCCCGCGGACAGCTGCGCACCGGCCTGCTGGTCACCCCGTCGGCCGCGCCGAAGGAGATCGGCGACTTCCCGGACGCGCAGATCTTCGTCCAGGTCGACGAGTCCCGCCCGGACGCCCTGGACCGGGCGCGTACCGCCGTCTTCAAGGCGGACCCGTTCGTCACGGCGATGACGCTGCGGCACACCAAGGAGGCCGCCGGCTACTCCTCGATCCGCACGGGGCTGTTCTTCGGCGCCGTCGCCGTACTGGTCCTGATCGGCGGCAGCCTGCTCGTCTCCCAGCTGGAGCAGTTGCGCGAGCGCCGGCGGCTGCTCTCCTCCCTGGTCGCCTTCGGGACCAGGCGCTCCACGCTGAGCCTGTCGGTGCTGTGGCAGACGGCCGTGCCGATCGTGCTCGGCCTGGTACTGGCGGCCGGGGTCGGCGTGGGGCTGGGCGCCGTCCTGATGGGCATGGCGGCCCAGCCGGTCCGGATCGACTGGGCGTCGGTGCTCGGGATGACCGCGGCCGGCGCGGGTGTGGTGGTCGTGGTGACCCTGCTCAGCCTGCCGCCGCTGCTGCGGCTGATGCGCCCGGACGGCCTCCGTACGGAGTGA
- a CDS encoding hydrogen peroxide-inducible genes activator, translating to MAVSSRGAKQPTLAQLRAFAAVAEHLHFRDAAAAIGMSQPALSGAVSALEEALGVQLLERTTRKVLLSPAGERIAARARVVLDAVGGLLEEAEAVRAPFTGVLRLGVIPTVAPYLLPTVLGLFHRRYPRMDLQVHEEQTASLLEGLGGGRLDLLLLAVPLGVPGVTELPVFDEDFVLLAPREHTLAGRRDIPLEELRGLQLLLLDEGHCLRDQALDICREAGRTTGADVTTTAAGLSTLVQLVAGGLGVTLLPRTALRLETARNEYLSTGYFAEPAPSRRIALAMRTGTARQEEFRAIAAALREAVRPLPVWPTD from the coding sequence GTGGCTGTCAGTAGTAGGGGAGCGAAGCAACCGACGCTCGCGCAACTGCGCGCCTTCGCGGCGGTCGCCGAGCACCTGCACTTCAGGGACGCCGCCGCGGCCATCGGCATGAGCCAGCCCGCGCTCTCCGGGGCCGTCTCCGCGCTGGAGGAGGCCCTCGGGGTGCAGCTGCTGGAGCGCACCACCCGCAAGGTGCTGCTCTCCCCGGCGGGCGAGCGGATCGCGGCCCGCGCGCGGGTGGTCCTCGACGCCGTGGGCGGGCTGCTGGAGGAGGCTGAGGCGGTACGGGCGCCGTTCACCGGAGTGCTGCGGCTCGGGGTGATCCCCACGGTGGCGCCGTACCTGCTGCCGACCGTGCTCGGGCTGTTCCACCGGCGCTACCCGCGGATGGACCTCCAGGTGCACGAGGAGCAGACCGCCTCGCTGCTGGAGGGCCTCGGCGGAGGGCGCCTGGACCTGCTCCTGCTGGCGGTACCGCTCGGGGTGCCCGGGGTGACCGAACTTCCCGTCTTCGACGAGGACTTCGTCCTGCTCGCGCCCCGGGAGCACACACTCGCCGGGCGCCGGGACATCCCCCTGGAGGAACTGCGCGGACTGCAGCTGCTGCTGCTCGACGAGGGGCACTGCCTCCGGGACCAGGCCCTCGACATCTGCCGGGAAGCGGGGCGGACGACCGGCGCGGACGTCACCACGACCGCCGCCGGACTGTCCACCCTCGTACAACTGGTCGCCGGGGGACTGGGGGTGACGCTGTTGCCGCGCACCGCGCTGCGGCTGGAGACCGCCCGCAACGAGTACCTGTCCACCGGCTACTTCGCCGAGCCCGCGCCCTCCCGGCGGATCGCCCTGGCCATGCGGACCGGGACCGCCCGGCAGGAGGAGTTCAGGGCCATCGCCGCGGCACTGCGCGAAGCCGTACGCCCGCTCCCGGTCTGGCCCACCGACTGA
- a CDS encoding peroxiredoxin, with protein MLTVGDKFPAFDLTACVSLEAGSEFAQIDHKTYEGKWKVVFAWPLDFTFVCPTEIAAFGKLNEEFADRDAQVLGFSLDSEYVHHAWRKDHADLRDLPFPMMSDIKRELSAELGILGEDGLPMRAVFIVDPNNEIQFSMVTAGSVGRNPKEVLRVLDALQTDELCPCNWNKGEATIDAGALLAGE; from the coding sequence GTGCTCACTGTTGGTGACAAGTTCCCCGCCTTCGACCTGACCGCCTGTGTTTCGCTGGAGGCCGGTTCCGAGTTCGCGCAGATCGACCACAAGACCTACGAGGGCAAGTGGAAGGTCGTCTTCGCGTGGCCGCTGGACTTCACCTTCGTGTGCCCGACCGAGATCGCCGCCTTCGGCAAGCTGAACGAGGAGTTCGCCGACCGCGACGCGCAGGTCCTCGGCTTCTCGCTCGACTCCGAGTACGTGCACCACGCCTGGCGCAAGGACCACGCCGACCTGCGTGACCTGCCCTTCCCGATGATGTCCGACATCAAGCGCGAGCTCTCGGCCGAGCTGGGCATCCTGGGCGAGGACGGCCTCCCGATGCGCGCCGTGTTCATCGTGGACCCGAACAACGAGATCCAGTTCTCGATGGTGACCGCCGGTTCCGTGGGCCGTAACCCCAAGGAGGTCCTGCGGGTCCTCGACGCCCTGCAGACCGACGAGCTGTGCCCCTGCAACTGGAACAAGGGCGAGGCCACCATCGACGCCGGCGCGCTGCTGGCCGGTGAGTGA
- a CDS encoding alkyl hydroperoxide reductase yields MSLDSLKSAIPDFAKDLKLNLGSVIGNSDLPQQQLWGTVLSCAIAARSAIVLRELEPEAKANLSPEAYTAAKSAAAVMAMNNVFYRTRHLLSDPEYGTLRAGLRMNVIGNPGVEKVDFELWSLAVSAINGCGQCLDSHEQVLRKAGVDRETIQEAFKIASVIQAVAVTLDAEAALAAE; encoded by the coding sequence ATGTCCCTCGATTCCCTGAAGTCGGCCATACCGGACTTCGCCAAGGACCTGAAGCTGAACCTCGGTTCGGTCATCGGCAACAGCGACCTCCCGCAGCAGCAGCTGTGGGGCACGGTCCTGTCCTGCGCGATCGCCGCCCGCTCGGCCATCGTGCTGCGTGAGCTGGAACCCGAGGCGAAGGCGAACCTGTCGCCGGAGGCGTACACCGCCGCCAAGTCCGCCGCCGCGGTCATGGCGATGAACAACGTCTTCTACCGCACCCGGCACCTGCTCTCCGACCCGGAGTACGGCACGCTGCGCGCGGGCCTGCGGATGAACGTCATCGGCAACCCGGGTGTGGAGAAGGTCGACTTCGAGCTGTGGTCGCTCGCCGTCTCCGCGATCAACGGCTGCGGCCAGTGCCTGGACTCGCACGAGCAGGTCCTGCGCAAGGCGGGCGTCGACCGCGAGACGATCCAGGAGGCCTTCAAGATCGCCTCCGTGATCCAGGCCGTCGCCGTCACCCTCGACGCCGAGGCCGCCCTCGCCGCCGAGTAA
- a CDS encoding AI-2E family transporter has translation MAKREGWLGRLGNKLNRMEARLNERRAEVEAETHGDLPGPAGSGRAPADAASGAPAAVTTVPAPPDYAPAVPAPHLTAPAVPVRPDPASVVPWGMRVAAEASWRLLLLAGMLWVLMKVISEVRLVVLAFAAAMLVTAMLQPFVVRLRRLGLPRGLATAVTAILGFVVIGLVGWFVVWQVMENLDDLSDRVRDGINELKLWALDSPFHVTEKQINDIAKNLSETIGTNTEQITSAGLQGVTVLVEVLTGILLAMFSTLFLLYDGKRIWNWALGLVPNAARAGVAGAGPRAWRTLTAYVRGTVIVALIDAIFIGLGIYFLDVPMAVPLAVFIFLFAFIPLVGAVVSGALAVVVALVTQGVFTALMVLLVVLAVQQIEGHVLQPFILGRAVRVHPLAVVLSVAAGGMIAGIGGAVVAVPLVAVTNTVVGYLKAYSREQHHLGSGTVGPGPHGATALSVIPEGEGEGDGAS, from the coding sequence ATGGCGAAGAGGGAAGGCTGGCTCGGCCGGCTCGGGAACAAGCTGAACCGGATGGAGGCGCGGCTCAACGAGCGGCGCGCCGAGGTCGAGGCGGAGACCCACGGGGACCTGCCGGGCCCCGCCGGATCCGGGCGGGCACCGGCGGACGCGGCTTCCGGGGCGCCGGCCGCCGTGACGACCGTTCCCGCGCCGCCCGACTACGCGCCCGCGGTCCCCGCGCCCCACCTGACGGCCCCGGCCGTGCCCGTGCGCCCCGACCCGGCGAGCGTCGTCCCCTGGGGGATGCGCGTCGCCGCCGAGGCCAGCTGGCGGCTGCTGCTGCTCGCCGGGATGCTCTGGGTGCTGATGAAGGTGATCAGCGAAGTCCGGCTGGTCGTCCTCGCCTTCGCCGCCGCCATGCTCGTCACCGCGATGCTCCAGCCCTTCGTGGTCCGGCTGCGCAGACTGGGCCTGCCGCGCGGTCTGGCCACGGCCGTCACGGCGATCCTCGGCTTCGTGGTCATCGGGCTCGTCGGCTGGTTCGTGGTCTGGCAGGTCATGGAGAACCTCGACGACCTCTCCGACCGGGTCCGCGACGGCATCAACGAGCTCAAGCTCTGGGCACTGGACAGTCCGTTCCACGTGACCGAGAAGCAGATCAACGACATCGCGAAGAACCTCAGCGAGACCATCGGCACCAACACCGAGCAGATCACCTCCGCCGGCCTGCAGGGCGTGACGGTGCTCGTCGAGGTCCTGACGGGCATTCTGCTCGCCATGTTCTCCACGCTCTTCCTGCTCTACGACGGGAAGCGCATCTGGAACTGGGCGCTGGGCCTGGTCCCGAACGCCGCCCGGGCCGGTGTCGCCGGAGCGGGTCCGCGGGCCTGGCGCACGCTCACCGCGTACGTGCGCGGCACGGTCATCGTCGCGCTCATCGACGCCATCTTCATCGGCCTCGGCATCTACTTCCTGGACGTGCCGATGGCGGTGCCGCTGGCCGTCTTCATCTTCCTGTTCGCCTTCATCCCGCTGGTCGGCGCCGTGGTGTCGGGAGCCCTCGCGGTCGTCGTGGCGCTCGTGACCCAGGGCGTGTTCACCGCCCTGATGGTGCTGCTGGTCGTGCTGGCGGTGCAGCAGATCGAGGGCCACGTGCTCCAGCCCTTCATCCTCGGCCGGGCCGTACGCGTGCACCCGCTCGCGGTGGTGCTCTCGGTGGCCGCAGGCGGCATGATCGCGGGCATCGGCGGAGCGGTCGTCGCGGTGCCGCTGGTGGCCGTCACCAACACGGTGGTGGGATACCTGAAGGCGTACTCGCGCGAGCAGCACCACCTCGGCTCCGGGACGGTCGGCCCGGGTCCGCACGGTGCGACGGCCCTGAGCGTGATCCCCGAGGGCGAGGGCGAGGGCGACGGCGCCTCCTGA
- a CDS encoding transglycosylase SLT domain-containing protein: MSRISVRGFAVASATAVTTVGAVVGVATGDPTNDLETTASGATLLADIPVGDQAEVQSASLTQQAEAIAHAADADAKRSAEEAARVQAAEDAKSKKAEAEKEKAEADAKLKKEREEKEQVASRSAARDAGDFAPQSSYTVAQVKAIAQQMVPAGQFQCFSNIINQESTWNYKAVNSSSGAYGLVQALPGSKMASAGADWRTNPATQIKWGLNYMEDRYGSPCSAWSFHQANGWY, from the coding sequence GTGAGCCGGATCTCGGTCCGGGGGTTCGCCGTGGCTTCGGCCACCGCGGTCACCACCGTCGGCGCAGTCGTAGGCGTTGCCACCGGCGACCCCACGAACGATCTCGAGACGACCGCGTCCGGCGCGACTCTCCTTGCCGACATCCCGGTCGGCGACCAGGCAGAGGTCCAGAGCGCGTCCCTGACGCAGCAGGCCGAAGCCATCGCCCACGCCGCCGATGCCGACGCCAAGCGTTCCGCCGAGGAGGCGGCCCGCGTCCAGGCCGCCGAGGACGCCAAGTCCAAGAAGGCGGAGGCCGAGAAGGAGAAGGCCGAGGCCGACGCCAAGCTCAAGAAGGAACGCGAGGAGAAGGAGCAGGTCGCCAGCCGCTCCGCCGCCCGCGACGCCGGGGACTTCGCTCCCCAGAGCTCCTACACCGTCGCGCAGGTCAAGGCCATCGCCCAGCAGATGGTCCCGGCCGGCCAGTTCCAGTGCTTCTCGAACATCATCAACCAGGAATCCACCTGGAACTACAAGGCCGTCAACTCGTCCTCGGGCGCGTACGGTCTGGTCCAGGCGCTCCCGGGTTCGAAAATGGCCTCGGCCGGCGCGGACTGGCGCACCAACCCCGCCACGCAGATCAAGTGGGGTCTGAACTACATGGAAGACCGCTACGGCAGCCCCTGCAGCGCGTGGAGCTTCCACCAGGCCAACGGCTGGTACTAG
- a CDS encoding PhoH family protein, with translation MVTSTKSRLQDRRTYVLDTSVLLADPNAISRFDEHEVVLPIVVITELEAKRHHPELGYFARQALRLLDDFRVRNGRLDAPIPLGDLGGTLRVELNHSDTSVLPAGFRLGDNDSRILAVARNLQAEGYDVTVVSKDLPLRIKASSVGLIAEEYRAELAITDAGWTGMSEIALSGEQVDLLYSEDRLYVPEAAELPVHTGLVLQSERGKALGRVTADGNVKLVRGDREAFGLHGRSAEQRIALDLLLDPEIGIISMGGRAGTGKSALALCAGLEAVLERRQHQKVMVFRPLYAVGGQDLGYLPGDANEKMSPWAQAVFDTLSAVAGREVIEEVLNRGMLEVLPLTHIRGRSLHDAFVIVDEAQSLERNVLLTVLSRIGANSRVVLTHDVAQRDNLRVGRYDGVVAVVEKLKGHPLFAHITLTRSERSPIAALVTEMLENL, from the coding sequence GTGGTGACCAGCACAAAGAGCCGCCTGCAAGACAGGCGGACCTACGTCCTCGACACCAGCGTCCTGCTGGCAGACCCCAACGCGATCTCCCGCTTCGACGAGCACGAGGTCGTGCTCCCGATCGTGGTGATCACCGAGCTGGAGGCAAAGAGGCACCATCCCGAACTCGGCTACTTCGCGCGCCAGGCCCTGCGCCTGCTCGACGACTTCCGGGTTCGCAACGGTCGCCTGGACGCCCCCATCCCGCTGGGCGATCTGGGCGGCACCCTGCGCGTCGAGCTCAACCACTCCGACACGAGCGTCCTGCCCGCCGGCTTCAGGTTGGGGGACAACGACTCGCGGATCCTCGCGGTCGCCCGCAACCTCCAGGCCGAGGGCTACGACGTCACGGTGGTCTCGAAGGATCTCCCACTGCGCATCAAGGCCTCCTCCGTGGGGCTGATCGCCGAGGAGTACCGCGCCGAGCTCGCGATCACCGACGCCGGCTGGACGGGCATGAGCGAGATCGCCCTCTCCGGGGAGCAGGTGGACCTCCTCTACTCGGAGGACCGCCTCTACGTGCCGGAGGCCGCGGAGCTGCCCGTGCACACCGGACTGGTCCTGCAGTCCGAGCGCGGCAAGGCCCTCGGCCGGGTCACGGCGGACGGCAACGTGAAGCTCGTACGCGGTGACCGCGAGGCCTTCGGGCTGCACGGCCGCAGTGCCGAGCAGCGCATCGCGCTGGACCTCCTCCTCGACCCCGAGATCGGGATCATCTCGATGGGCGGCCGGGCCGGCACCGGAAAGTCGGCGCTGGCGCTCTGCGCGGGGCTGGAGGCGGTCCTGGAGCGCAGGCAGCACCAGAAGGTGATGGTCTTCCGGCCGCTGTACGCGGTGGGCGGCCAGGACCTCGGCTACCTGCCCGGGGACGCCAACGAGAAGATGAGCCCCTGGGCGCAGGCGGTCTTCGACACCCTCTCGGCGGTCGCCGGGCGCGAGGTCATCGAGGAGGTGCTGAACCGCGGGATGCTGGAGGTCCTGCCGCTCACGCACATCCGCGGCCGTTCGCTGCACGACGCCTTCGTGATCGTGGACGAGGCGCAGTCGCTGGAGCGCAATGTCCTGCTGACCGTTCTGTCCCGAATTGGAGCCAATTCGCGGGTCGTTCTGACCCATGATGTCGCCCAGCGGGACAACCTCCGGGTCGGCCGGTACGACGGAGTGGTCGCCGTGGTCGAGAAGTTGAAGGGCCACCCGCTCTTCGCCCACATCACGCTGACGCGCTCGGAACGCTCCCCGATCGCCGCCCTGGTCACCGAGATGCTGGAGAACCTCTGA
- a CDS encoding isoprenyl transferase, with translation MKLRDLVYRLYARRVEGRLDHDAAPKHIGVILDGNRRWAKASGGTTEQGHQAGADKISEMLGWCTETDVEVVTLWMLSTDNLDRPEVELRPLLNIIENTVRGLAADGRWRVHHVGNLDILPTRTQTVLKEAEQATHDVDGILVNVAVGYGGRQEIADAVRSLLLEHARKGTSFEELAEILDIDHIAEHLYTRGQPDPDLVIRTSGEQRLSGFMLWQSAHSEYYFCEVFWPAFRKVDFLRALRDYAARHRRYGT, from the coding sequence GTGAAGCTGCGCGACCTGGTGTACAGGCTGTATGCACGCCGGGTGGAAGGCCGCCTCGACCATGACGCGGCGCCGAAGCACATCGGCGTCATCCTGGACGGGAACCGCCGCTGGGCGAAGGCGTCCGGAGGCACCACGGAGCAGGGCCACCAGGCCGGCGCCGACAAGATCTCCGAGATGCTGGGCTGGTGCACCGAGACGGACGTCGAGGTCGTCACCCTGTGGATGCTCTCCACCGACAACCTGGACCGGCCCGAGGTCGAGCTCCGCCCGCTGCTCAACATCATCGAGAACACCGTGCGGGGCCTCGCCGCGGACGGCCGCTGGCGCGTCCACCACGTCGGCAACCTCGACATCCTGCCCACCCGGACGCAGACGGTGCTCAAGGAGGCCGAGCAGGCGACCCACGACGTCGACGGAATACTCGTCAACGTCGCCGTCGGCTACGGCGGCCGCCAGGAGATCGCCGACGCGGTCCGCTCGCTGCTGCTGGAGCACGCGCGCAAGGGCACCTCCTTCGAGGAGCTCGCCGAGATCCTCGACATCGACCACATCGCCGAGCACCTCTACACGCGCGGCCAGCCGGACCCGGACCTCGTCATCCGCACCAGCGGCGAGCAGCGGCTGTCCGGATTCATGCTCTGGCAGAGCGCCCACAGCGAGTACTACTTCTGCGAAGTCTTCTGGCCGGCCTTCCGCAAGGTCGACTTCCTGCGGGCCCTGCGCGACTACGCGGCCCGCCACCGGCGCTACGGCACCTGA
- the mgrA gene encoding L-glyceraldehyde 3-phosphate reductase yields the protein MTDTNPYRAEPSRYDSMEYRRTGHSGLKLPAISLGLWHNFGDDRSLESQRAILRRAFDLGITHFDLANNYGPPPGSAELNFGKIFSQDFASYRDELILSTKAGYLMHPGPYGEWGSRKYLLSSLDASLKRMGVDYVDIFYSHRFDPETPLEETMGALASAVQQGKALYVGVSSYTAEQTAEAVRILRGMGVRPLIHQPSYSMINRWTEEDGLLDTLEDAGMGCISFAPLAQGMLTGKYLKGIPADSRAAQGKSLNPDLLSDEVLRRLTGLNGIAARRGQSLAQLALKWVLRDDRMTSALIGASSVPQLEENVAALASAPLGEDELKEIDSLAVSTPGTNIWAQRG from the coding sequence GTGACTGATACCAATCCCTATCGGGCAGAGCCCTCGCGCTACGACTCCATGGAGTACCGGCGCACCGGCCACAGCGGCCTCAAGCTCCCCGCCATCTCCCTCGGCCTCTGGCACAACTTCGGCGACGACAGGTCGCTGGAGTCCCAGCGGGCGATCCTCCGCCGGGCGTTCGACCTCGGCATCACCCACTTCGACCTGGCGAACAACTACGGCCCGCCGCCCGGCTCGGCCGAGCTGAATTTCGGCAAGATCTTTTCGCAGGACTTCGCGTCCTACCGAGACGAGCTGATCCTTTCGACCAAGGCCGGCTACCTGATGCACCCCGGGCCGTACGGCGAGTGGGGCAGCCGGAAGTACCTGCTCAGCTCGCTCGACGCGTCGCTGAAGCGGATGGGTGTGGACTACGTCGACATCTTCTACTCCCACCGCTTCGACCCGGAGACCCCGCTGGAGGAGACCATGGGCGCCCTCGCGTCCGCGGTCCAGCAGGGCAAGGCGCTGTACGTGGGCGTCTCCTCCTACACGGCGGAGCAGACGGCCGAGGCCGTGCGGATCCTGCGCGGGATGGGCGTGCGCCCGCTCATCCACCAGCCCTCCTACTCCATGATCAACCGCTGGACGGAGGAGGACGGGCTGCTGGACACCCTGGAGGACGCCGGCATGGGCTGCATCTCCTTCGCGCCGCTCGCGCAGGGCATGCTGACGGGCAAGTACCTGAAGGGCATCCCGGCGGACTCGCGCGCCGCGCAGGGCAAGTCGCTGAACCCGGACCTGCTCTCGGACGAGGTGCTGCGCCGGCTGACCGGTCTGAACGGGATCGCGGCCCGCCGCGGGCAGTCACTCGCCCAGCTGGCGCTCAAGTGGGTGCTCCGCGACGACCGGATGACCTCGGCACTGATCGGTGCGTCGAGCGTGCCGCAGCTGGAGGAGAACGTGGCCGCGCTGGCGTCCGCGCCGCTCGGAGAGGACGAGTTGAAGGAGATCGACTCCCTCGCCGTCTCCACCCCCGGCACCAACATCTGGGCCCAACGCGGCTGA